A single genomic interval of Acidobacteriota bacterium harbors:
- a CDS encoding polyphenol oxidase family protein, producing MRHGFGTRRGGAAGWAAAGGDWAALQQVHSARVVRVSRPAAGTVLDEHGAPLHDDALPVGDALVTAAAGLTLVVQTADCLPVLLVDPVRRVAAAIHSGWRGTAADICGAAVRRMVCDWKCNPADIRAAIGPGIQACCYAVGDDLADRFAAQFTGAVIRRVNGRVHLNLSACVATALRRAGVPSQHTDIAVLCTCCWGALFYSYRRQGDDAGRLFHWIRFDG from the coding sequence GTGCGACACGGCTTCGGCACCCGGCGGGGCGGCGCCGCGGGCTGGGCGGCGGCGGGCGGCGATTGGGCGGCCCTGCAGCAGGTGCACTCCGCCCGGGTGGTCCGGGTGTCGCGTCCGGCGGCGGGGACGGTGCTGGATGAACACGGGGCGCCGCTCCACGACGACGCGCTCCCGGTGGGTGACGCCCTCGTCACCGCCGCCGCCGGACTCACGCTGGTTGTCCAGACCGCCGATTGTCTGCCGGTGCTCCTGGTCGATCCCGTCCGCCGGGTGGCGGCGGCGATCCATTCCGGCTGGCGGGGAACCGCCGCGGATATCTGCGGGGCCGCCGTGCGGCGGATGGTCTGCGACTGGAAGTGCAATCCGGCGGACATCCGCGCAGCCATCGGACCGGGCATCCAGGCGTGCTGCTACGCCGTGGGGGACGACCTGGCCGACCGGTTCGCCGCGCAGTTCACCGGCGCGGTCATCCGGCGGGTGAACGGCCGGGTCCACCTGAACTTGAGCGCCTGTGTGGCGACGGCGCTGCGGCGGGCCGGCGTGCCGTCTCAACACACGGACATCGCCGTCCTGTGCACCTGCTGTTGGGGCGCGTTGTTTTACTCGTACCGCCGGCAGGGGGATGATGCCGGACGGTTGTTCCACTGGATCAGGTTCGACGGTTGA